A single region of the Plantactinospora soyae genome encodes:
- a CDS encoding geranylgeranyl reductase family protein produces MTWDVAVIGAGPAGLSAAYAAARAGARTVVLEKAEHPRYKTCGGGLIGTSLAAAAARIDVPADDQVDRVTFTADGRRPFTRRHGPGHLLTMVRREEFDDRLRAAAVEAGAEIRQRVAVRGVEQSPEQVRVRLADGSELLAGVAIGADGSAGVTARQVGVEYCQVDLGLELEIPAPAEVAQRWRGRLLLDWGPLPGSYAWVFPKGDRLTVGVIAARGEGERTRRYLRNFVDRLGLGGLEPVHDSGHLTRCRSTDSPLRRGRILVAGDAAGLLEPWTREGISFALRSGTLAGTAAASGDLDGYVDSVHQQLVPSMRAGHQILTAFSRHPGVFHTMLATPPGWRMFASFCRGETTFDRTLDRRRVRAALALLS; encoded by the coding sequence GTGACTTGGGACGTGGCCGTGATCGGCGCCGGGCCGGCCGGGCTTTCCGCCGCGTACGCCGCCGCGCGGGCGGGCGCACGGACTGTCGTACTGGAGAAGGCCGAGCATCCGCGCTACAAGACCTGCGGCGGCGGCCTGATCGGTACCTCCCTGGCAGCCGCGGCGGCCCGGATCGACGTACCCGCCGACGACCAGGTGGACCGGGTGACGTTCACCGCGGACGGCCGGCGACCTTTCACCCGTCGGCACGGGCCGGGGCATCTGCTGACGATGGTGCGGCGCGAGGAGTTCGACGACCGGCTCCGGGCGGCCGCGGTCGAGGCCGGCGCCGAGATCCGGCAACGGGTCGCGGTCCGCGGTGTCGAGCAGAGCCCCGAGCAGGTACGGGTCAGGCTGGCCGACGGCTCCGAACTGCTCGCGGGGGTGGCTATCGGGGCCGACGGCTCCGCCGGAGTGACCGCTCGCCAGGTAGGGGTCGAGTACTGCCAGGTCGACCTCGGTCTGGAGTTGGAGATCCCGGCCCCGGCCGAGGTCGCACAACGGTGGCGGGGCAGGTTGCTGCTGGACTGGGGCCCGCTGCCCGGGTCGTACGCCTGGGTCTTTCCGAAGGGCGACCGGCTCACCGTCGGCGTGATCGCGGCGCGGGGCGAGGGGGAGCGGACCCGGCGCTATCTGCGGAACTTCGTCGACCGGCTGGGGCTCGGTGGACTGGAGCCGGTCCACGATTCGGGCCACCTGACCCGATGCCGCAGCACCGACTCTCCGCTGCGCCGGGGTCGGATCCTGGTCGCAGGGGACGCCGCCGGCCTGCTGGAACCCTGGACCAGGGAGGGCATCAGTTTCGCGCTCCGCTCCGGCACGCTCGCCGGCACCGCCGCGGCAAGCGGCGACCTCGACGGGTACGTCGATTCGGTGCACCAGCAACTCGTGCCGTCGATGCGCGCCGGCCACCAGATCCTCACCGCGTTCTCCCGGCATCCGGGCGTCTTCCACACGATGCTGGCCACTCCGCCCGGCTGGCGGATGTTCGCGTCCTTCTGCCGGGGCGAGACGACGTTCGACCGGACGCTGGACCGACGTCGGGTACGGGCGGCACTGGCCCTGTTGAGCTGA
- a CDS encoding MFS transporter — protein MAVGLVAAFMTLLDVSIVNVAIPSIDEAIHATPSDLQWILSGYALTFGLILVPAGRFGDIRGRRNVFIIGLGLFTLTSAGAGLAPSPTWLIVARLLQGAAAGLVNPQVIGLIQQLYQGAARGRPFGLLGATIGISTGVGPLLGGVLIQLGGEHNGWRLVFFVNVPVGILTMIAAWRVLPTHPPRRAERQGLDPVGVLLLGVGVVLLLLPLVQRQQWQGWLKWLLIPAGLLVLLGFVGWELRYRRHREPLFDLALFRLRSYSLGTLIGLLYFAGFVAIFFLFTIYLQSGLRYTALEAGIAITPFAVGSAITATLGGRIVNRFGRPLVAIGLATVAFGLACVVLALHYVPGHGAPWATALPLLVAGLGSGLVITPNQNLALSEVPVAQAGSAAGMLQTGQRIGAAAGIAGVGAIFFTTLASTHNGWSRAFRDSLLVTIGFVLVALVAAIVDSRTEQRGSPAGPGGTG, from the coding sequence ATGGCGGTCGGCCTGGTCGCCGCGTTCATGACCCTGCTCGACGTGAGCATCGTGAACGTCGCGATCCCGTCGATCGACGAGGCCATCCACGCCACACCGAGCGACCTGCAGTGGATCCTGTCCGGGTACGCGTTGACCTTCGGTCTGATCCTGGTACCCGCCGGCCGGTTCGGCGACATCCGGGGACGGCGCAACGTCTTCATCATCGGCCTCGGACTCTTCACCCTGACCAGTGCGGGCGCGGGCCTGGCCCCGTCACCGACCTGGCTGATCGTCGCCCGACTGCTCCAGGGCGCCGCCGCCGGCCTGGTAAATCCGCAGGTGATCGGGCTGATTCAGCAGCTCTACCAGGGCGCCGCCCGAGGGCGCCCGTTCGGGCTGCTCGGGGCCACCATCGGCATCTCCACCGGGGTCGGTCCACTGCTCGGTGGGGTGCTGATCCAGCTCGGTGGTGAGCACAACGGTTGGCGGTTGGTCTTCTTCGTCAACGTCCCGGTGGGGATCCTCACGATGATCGCCGCCTGGCGGGTGCTCCCGACCCATCCCCCACGGCGGGCCGAACGGCAGGGTCTCGACCCGGTCGGCGTACTCCTGCTCGGCGTTGGCGTCGTACTGCTGCTGCTACCGCTGGTGCAGCGGCAACAGTGGCAGGGGTGGCTCAAGTGGTTGCTGATCCCCGCCGGTCTGCTGGTGCTGCTCGGCTTCGTCGGCTGGGAACTCCGGTACCGCCGGCACCGCGAGCCGCTGTTCGACCTCGCCCTGTTCCGACTCCGCTCGTACTCGCTCGGCACCCTGATCGGGCTGCTCTACTTCGCCGGCTTCGTCGCCATCTTCTTCCTCTTCACGATCTACCTGCAGAGCGGCCTGCGCTACACCGCGCTGGAGGCCGGAATCGCGATCACTCCGTTCGCGGTCGGCTCGGCGATCACCGCGACGCTCGGCGGCCGGATCGTCAACCGGTTCGGCCGGCCGCTGGTCGCCATCGGTCTGGCCACCGTCGCATTCGGACTGGCCTGCGTGGTACTCGCCCTGCACTACGTACCCGGGCACGGGGCTCCGTGGGCCACCGCCCTGCCGCTGCTGGTCGCCGGGCTCGGCAGCGGCCTGGTCATCACCCCCAACCAGAACCTCGCACTCTCCGAGGTGCCGGTCGCCCAGGCCGGCAGCGCCGCCGGAATGCTCCAGACCGGTCAACGGATCGGCGCGGCCGCCGGGATCGCCGGCGTCGGCGCCATCTTCTTCACCACCCTCGCCTCCACCCACAACGGCTGGTCGCGGGCCTTCCGGGACTCGCTCCTGGTGACCATCGGATTCGTGCTGGTCGCGCTGGTCGCCGCGATTGTCGACAGTCGGACCGAGCAACGAGGCAGTCCGGCGGGACCGGGCGGGACCGGTTGA
- a CDS encoding MBL fold metallo-hydrolase yields MRLLKYTHACVRLEQDGAVLVIDPGVWSEPSALRGADAVLVTHEHIDHIDVLRLAGLNVPVYAPAGADLPDLAHVPVTPGQEFAAAGFRVRALGGRHAVIYGGQPDCANLGYLVEERVYHPGDSLHRPEVPVETLLVPVQGSWLKTDEAIDFVRAVAPERAYGIHDAQLNERGLRSVHGWLAERCGHDYRWLGPGEAA; encoded by the coding sequence ATGCGTCTTCTCAAGTACACGCACGCCTGCGTCCGGCTGGAACAGGACGGGGCCGTCCTGGTGATCGACCCCGGAGTCTGGAGCGAGCCGAGCGCCTTGCGCGGAGCCGACGCCGTACTGGTCACGCACGAGCACATCGACCACATCGACGTACTGCGGCTGGCCGGCTTGAATGTCCCGGTCTACGCCCCCGCCGGAGCGGACCTCCCGGATCTCGCCCACGTACCGGTCACGCCGGGCCAGGAATTCGCCGCCGCCGGTTTCCGGGTACGCGCGCTCGGCGGGCGGCACGCCGTGATCTACGGAGGGCAGCCGGACTGCGCCAACCTCGGGTATCTGGTCGAGGAGCGGGTCTACCATCCCGGCGACTCGTTGCACCGGCCGGAGGTGCCGGTCGAGACGCTGCTCGTACCGGTGCAGGGGTCGTGGCTGAAGACCGACGAGGCGATCGACTTCGTCCGCGCCGTCGCACCTGAGCGTGCGTACGGCATCCACGACGCCCAACTCAACGAGCGCGGACTGCGCAGCGTGCACGGGTGGCTCGCCGAGCGGTGCGGCCACGACTACCGCTGGCTCGGGCCGGGCGAGGCGGCCTGA
- a CDS encoding Asp23/Gls24 family envelope stress response protein, giving the protein MADTSTATRDDNREKTRSPSRMARSDGGEPARAQLSTDAGKTRIAEGVVAKIAGFAAREIPGVHSMGAGLARRVGQLRGLVPGASETIGQGVSVEVGERETAIDLDIVTWYGQSIVDISDAVRRNVVDRVQAMTGLKVIEVNINVDDVFVEGDQDNDNRQQQAR; this is encoded by the coding sequence ATGGCTGATACCAGCACCGCCACCAGAGACGACAACCGCGAGAAGACGAGGTCGCCGAGCCGGATGGCCCGGTCCGACGGCGGAGAGCCTGCCCGGGCCCAGCTGAGCACGGATGCCGGAAAGACGAGAATCGCCGAGGGCGTGGTCGCCAAGATCGCCGGATTCGCCGCACGGGAGATTCCGGGCGTCCACTCGATGGGTGCCGGACTCGCCCGGCGGGTCGGCCAGCTACGTGGCCTCGTCCCCGGGGCCTCCGAGACCATCGGCCAGGGCGTCTCGGTCGAGGTCGGCGAGCGCGAGACCGCCATCGACCTGGACATCGTCACCTGGTACGGCCAGAGCATCGTCGACATCTCCGACGCGGTACGCCGCAACGTCGTCGACCGGGTCCAGGCGATGACCGGACTGAAGGTCATCGAGGTGAACATCAACGTCGACGATGTCTTCGTCGAAGGCGACCAGGACAACGACAACCGTCAGCAGCAGGCGCGATGA
- a CDS encoding DUF6286 domain-containing protein — MRLVNRLATLLLALALLGGGLLLIAEVVTVALNRPSLVVDRTGWYQTLTSVRLENAWVRTVIIGLGVLGLLILSGQLLRWKPDRLPSRLADGWHLQRRSVERHLAMAADGVPGVASTNARVRRDGIGWRTRIRAVGADSSRSEVEKAIRRELARLGASADDHVGVEMVRPGTRPADPGVRA, encoded by the coding sequence GTGCGTCTGGTCAACCGGCTGGCCACCCTGCTGCTGGCACTGGCGCTGCTCGGAGGCGGCCTACTGCTGATCGCCGAGGTGGTCACGGTCGCGTTGAACCGGCCGTCGCTGGTCGTGGACCGCACCGGCTGGTACCAGACGCTCACCAGCGTACGGCTGGAGAACGCCTGGGTCCGGACCGTCATCATCGGGCTGGGGGTACTCGGACTGCTGATCCTTTCCGGACAGCTGCTGCGTTGGAAGCCTGACCGGTTGCCGAGCCGGCTGGCCGACGGCTGGCATCTCCAGCGCCGCTCGGTCGAACGACACCTGGCGATGGCGGCGGACGGGGTGCCCGGGGTGGCGTCGACGAACGCCCGGGTCCGACGGGATGGGATCGGCTGGCGGACCCGGATCCGGGCGGTCGGAGCGGACTCGTCCCGCTCCGAGGTGGAGAAGGCGATCCGGCGCGAGTTGGCGCGGCTCGGGGCCTCGGCGGACGACCATGTCGGGGTGGAGATGGTCCGGCCGGGTACCCGGCCCGCCGATCCGGGGGTCCGGGCATGA
- a CDS encoding MarR family winged helix-turn-helix transcriptional regulator — MTTDHDPLAGTELTFLLGLGFQLVLAEFVRRVAEAGYPDLRPVHGLAFQVLRGPGVTSSELADRLGVTKQAAGQLVDDLERRGYVRRQAHPEGGRRRLVVLTERATEHLAVAGRVLHALEAELAAGIGAEDLATLRAELTRLVRHLAGDSPPPLRPVW, encoded by the coding sequence GTGACCACAGACCATGACCCCCTCGCCGGTACCGAACTCACCTTCCTGCTCGGCCTGGGATTCCAACTGGTGCTCGCGGAGTTCGTCCGGCGGGTCGCCGAGGCCGGCTATCCGGACCTGCGCCCGGTGCACGGCCTGGCCTTCCAGGTGCTGCGCGGTCCCGGTGTCACCAGCAGCGAGTTGGCCGACCGGCTCGGGGTGACCAAGCAGGCCGCCGGTCAACTCGTCGACGACCTGGAGCGGCGCGGCTACGTACGACGGCAGGCGCATCCGGAGGGCGGGCGGCGGCGGCTGGTCGTACTGACCGAACGGGCGACCGAGCACCTGGCGGTGGCGGGTCGGGTACTGCACGCCCTGGAGGCCGAGCTCGCTGCCGGGATCGGTGCCGAAGACCTGGCCACGCTGCGTGCCGAGCTGACCCGGCTGGTCCGGCACCTGGCCGGCGACTCGCCGCCGCCACTGCGTCCGGTGTGGTGA
- a CDS encoding cupin domain-containing protein encodes MIVVTESENRTIRTASGIAAGLAAPSQGSGELATWRVRMTPDAAGPVHEIDREQVWMPLSGTFSVTVADDTQVIGAGQAVILPAGAVRQIRAGAEPAEALVCMAIGGTATVPGNPERRELPWAR; translated from the coding sequence ATGATCGTGGTAACCGAGAGCGAGAACCGGACGATCCGGACGGCGTCCGGCATCGCGGCCGGGCTTGCCGCGCCCAGCCAGGGCAGCGGGGAGCTGGCCACCTGGCGGGTCCGGATGACCCCGGACGCGGCCGGGCCGGTGCACGAGATCGACCGGGAACAGGTGTGGATGCCGCTGTCCGGGACGTTCTCGGTCACCGTCGCCGACGACACTCAGGTGATCGGGGCGGGTCAGGCCGTGATCCTGCCGGCCGGAGCGGTCCGGCAGATCCGCGCCGGAGCCGAACCGGCCGAGGCCCTGGTCTGCATGGCGATCGGCGGCACGGCCACGGTGCCGGGCAACCCGGAGCGCCGGGAGCTGCCCTGGGCGCGCTGA